From the Terriglobia bacterium genome, one window contains:
- a CDS encoding dTDP-4-dehydrorhamnose 3,5-epimerase family protein, with product MSNWQMPQDLIEGVVLREVLHVPGDRGVITEMFRFDWDPSGQPVTQVYQSRVFPGLVAAWSCHRESIDRLFVNQGHMKFVLYDDREESRTYGQLNEFHIGDARPALLIIPTGVWHGLKNLGPSDCLLTNLPTKAYNYEDPDHYRLPKDTPKIPYRWFPAPPSPPDSIKS from the coding sequence ATGAGTAACTGGCAAATGCCGCAGGATCTGATCGAGGGGGTTGTCCTTCGCGAGGTCCTCCACGTGCCGGGAGATCGTGGTGTCATTACCGAGATGTTTCGATTTGATTGGGACCCTTCCGGCCAGCCGGTAACGCAGGTCTACCAGTCACGCGTCTTCCCCGGGCTGGTGGCGGCGTGGAGTTGTCATCGGGAGTCAATTGACCGGCTGTTCGTGAATCAGGGTCACATGAAGTTTGTCTTGTACGATGATCGTGAAGAGAGCAGGACCTATGGTCAGCTGAACGAATTTCACATTGGGGACGCCCGCCCGGCGCTCCTCATCATCCCGACCGGCGTTTGGCATGGGCTCAAGAATCTGGGCCCGTCCGATTGTCTCCTCACCAACTTGCCGACCAAGGCATATAATTACGAGGATCCGGATCATTACCGTTTGCCGAAGGACACCCCAAAGATCCCGTACCGTTGGTTCCCCGCGCCCCCCTCCCCTCCTGACTCGATCAAGAGTTAG
- a CDS encoding zf-HC2 domain-containing protein codes for MSCLPEMTCAIFVDEELPEDEARRVRLHLGRCSRCQALVDSLRVENRVLTNALQRVEEDWASTGEQPARLLDLVGKAAAVSILAVLLSFLVNWVEQRLPPATEWLNPMHLPGQSNLLFTIVFYLTNIGAAIMSQIVTIVSVLVSATLVITGGVLLWRHHKGFLRWGIGVVMLLVLVIPGLALERRSDKATVMIGSTETINDNLLATGDTILVDGVVNGDLIVFARRVEIHGTVKGDLVGFAQETDISGTVEGNVFGFSQSLNLTGHVTRNIYSWIQTFRLERQGVVGGDVVVGSANTSLDGKVTQSAWIFSGAADIRGNVGHDFSFFGGKLNLFPPASMGGDLTAHVSKPNSVHIAPGVAVGGKTETILNVHENRFVRPRFYFWKVVKLVGALLVGWLMLVLAPKFFHTTVQATGSLGRSLGLGFAVLVATPIAVIIACITLVGLPLGLLVLVFYVASLYFAEIFVGAFLGRVILRSSSATMSQTVLALLLGFVILLIVFEIPYGVGAILRLAVFCLGLGGFSWALYRSVRPQTN; via the coding sequence ATGAGTTGTCTTCCAGAAATGACCTGCGCCATCTTTGTGGACGAAGAACTCCCGGAGGATGAAGCCCGCCGGGTGAGGCTCCATCTGGGCAGGTGTTCGCGCTGCCAGGCGCTGGTGGATTCGCTGCGGGTCGAAAATCGTGTCCTGACGAATGCGCTGCAACGAGTCGAAGAAGACTGGGCGTCAACGGGCGAACAGCCCGCCCGCCTGCTCGATCTGGTGGGGAAGGCAGCGGCGGTGAGCATCCTTGCCGTCCTGCTGAGTTTTCTGGTCAATTGGGTGGAGCAGCGACTTCCCCCGGCAACGGAGTGGCTGAATCCCATGCATTTGCCCGGCCAATCAAACCTTTTGTTCACTATCGTATTCTACCTGACCAATATAGGAGCGGCCATCATGTCACAGATTGTTACCATTGTAAGTGTTCTGGTTTCTGCAACCCTGGTGATCACGGGCGGGGTGTTGCTGTGGCGTCATCACAAAGGGTTCTTACGTTGGGGCATCGGGGTGGTCATGCTGTTGGTGTTGGTGATTCCCGGGCTGGCTTTGGAGAGGCGCAGCGACAAGGCCACTGTCATGATTGGAAGCACCGAGACCATAAACGACAATCTCCTGGCCACGGGGGACACCATATTGGTCGATGGGGTTGTCAATGGCGATTTGATCGTTTTTGCCCGTCGTGTCGAAATCCACGGAACCGTCAAAGGAGATCTCGTCGGCTTTGCTCAGGAGACGGACATTAGTGGAACCGTGGAAGGCAATGTTTTTGGTTTCAGCCAGTCGTTGAACCTCACCGGTCATGTGACGCGCAACATCTATAGTTGGATCCAAACTTTCCGTCTGGAACGGCAAGGTGTCGTAGGCGGGGACGTCGTGGTAGGCTCCGCGAATACAAGCCTCGACGGCAAGGTGACCCAAAGCGCCTGGATTTTCTCGGGGGCTGCGGATATTCGGGGAAACGTCGGACATGACTTTTCGTTTTTCGGAGGGAAGTTGAACCTGTTTCCTCCGGCAAGCATGGGCGGAGATCTCACGGCCCATGTGTCAAAACCAAATAGCGTTCACATCGCCCCCGGGGTCGCCGTGGGCGGCAAGACCGAGACGATCCTCAATGTCCACGAGAACCGGTTTGTGCGGCCTAGATTCTATTTCTGGAAAGTCGTCAAGCTGGTGGGGGCCCTCCTGGTAGGTTGGCTGATGCTTGTGCTGGCGCCAAAATTCTTCCATACGACAGTCCAGGCGACCGGATCTTTGGGGCGAAGCTTGGGGCTGGGCTTTGCGGTCCTGGTGGCCACCCCGATCGCCGTGATTATTGCTTGCATTACGCTGGTGGGTCTCCCTTTGGGACTGCTCGTCCTGGTGTTCTATGTCGCCTCTCTCTACTTTGCTGAAATATTTGTGGGCGCCTTTTTGGGGCGGGTCATCTTGCGGTCTTCTTCCGCGACGATGTCCCAGACGGTCCTGGCCTTGCTCCTCGGCTTCGTGATCCTTCTTATTGTCTTTGAAATTCCATACGGGGTCGGAGCCATTTTGCGCCTGGCCGTTTTCTGTCTGGGTTTGGGGGGCTTTTCCTGGGCGCTTTATCGATCGGTTCGTCCCCAAACAAATTGA
- a CDS encoding RNA polymerase sigma factor → MGTESNHANGPNQDGRKSRGEPLDLDAVIQRAIVGDSESFAELYRQFKPRTLGLCRHMLGSREAAEDATSEVFVRLKRGLAGYNGSVPFLSWLYSIASHYCVDLIRKRQVEQRFIVEGDTEAQPAGGGATSPLDEAMMTEQNAEVRKAIGLLPEKYRLPLVLRYYSDFSYDEIARQLGFQRAHVATLIFRGKLELRQILTRRKGKGTS, encoded by the coding sequence ATGGGGACTGAAAGCAACCACGCGAACGGGCCGAATCAGGATGGCCGGAAGAGCCGGGGCGAACCTTTGGACTTAGACGCCGTCATACAGCGGGCCATCGTTGGAGACTCTGAGTCCTTCGCCGAGCTCTACCGCCAGTTCAAGCCACGGACGCTGGGGCTTTGCCGACATATGCTGGGTTCGAGAGAAGCTGCCGAGGATGCGACGAGTGAGGTGTTTGTCCGCCTGAAACGCGGTCTAGCCGGCTACAACGGCTCAGTGCCCTTTTTGAGCTGGCTGTACAGCATCGCCAGCCATTACTGTGTGGACCTGATACGTAAGCGGCAGGTGGAGCAGAGATTCATCGTTGAAGGGGACACCGAAGCCCAACCGGCGGGGGGTGGAGCGACTTCACCCCTGGATGAGGCGATGATGACGGAACAAAATGCGGAAGTGAGGAAGGCGATCGGACTTCTGCCCGAAAAATACCGCCTGCCGCTGGTGCTCCGCTACTACAGCGACTTCAGCTACGATGAGATTGCACGGCAGCTGGGCTTTCAGCGGGCGCATGTGGCGACACTGATCTTTCGGGGGAAACTGGAACTGCGACAGATTCTGACAAGAAGGAAAGGGAAGGGAACATCCTGA
- a CDS encoding amidase yields the protein MDDSLISLSLANARDEICAGRLSPLELTKAYLARIEALNPAVNAYLHVAAEAAIHDARIATEAVAQGKPLGLLHGIPIGVKDLYDVRGMPTTAGSILLKDKMAADDAFIIERLRRAGAIFLGKLNMHEWALGVTTTNPHFGACHNPWNLEYISGGSSGGSGAALAAGMCLGSVGTDTGGSIRIPASLCGVVGLKPTYGRLSLSGVVPLSFSQDHAGPMARTVEDVALLLAVVAGYDAEDPSSVDHEVEDFASAVSTLHIPLPFRVGFPNELFLGGNDPETRAAVEKAVSIIPDLGCEVREVSFEGYETAMDASARILLAEAAAYHSGRIHNHPDKIGADVLERLRQGLEVTGTEYALARKIQVQWQRKMSKVFESVDLMVLPATPQPATSIAESEAVPLARGRLTRFMRLFNLTGIPALVLPCGFTRSGLPIGLQIAGPAWSEARLLQLAHAYQEATDWHHQRPPL from the coding sequence ATGGATGATTCCCTGATCAGTCTCTCCCTCGCGAATGCCCGTGACGAGATTTGTGCGGGGCGGCTGTCGCCGCTGGAGTTGACAAAGGCCTACCTTGCACGCATTGAAGCGCTGAATCCCGCGGTCAATGCTTACCTCCACGTCGCCGCCGAGGCCGCGATTCATGACGCACGAATTGCCACTGAAGCGGTGGCGCAGGGGAAGCCACTGGGTCTGCTTCATGGGATCCCGATTGGTGTGAAGGACCTGTATGATGTCCGTGGAATGCCTACGACTGCTGGCAGCATTCTTCTGAAGGACAAGATGGCCGCGGACGATGCCTTCATCATTGAAAGGTTGCGACGTGCGGGGGCCATTTTCCTGGGCAAGCTGAACATGCACGAATGGGCGCTTGGGGTAACGACCACGAACCCGCATTTCGGGGCCTGCCATAATCCCTGGAACCTGGAGTACATTTCCGGCGGATCAAGTGGAGGCTCCGGAGCCGCGCTTGCAGCCGGGATGTGTCTTGGATCGGTGGGGACCGACACGGGGGGGTCCATTCGAATCCCCGCTTCGCTGTGCGGGGTGGTCGGACTAAAACCGACTTACGGGCGATTGAGCTTGAGCGGCGTAGTGCCGTTGTCGTTTTCCCAGGATCATGCCGGGCCAATGGCCCGGACTGTTGAAGATGTGGCATTACTCCTGGCCGTGGTGGCCGGTTATGACGCGGAGGATCCATCCTCTGTCGACCACGAGGTGGAGGATTTTGCATCGGCCGTGTCAACCCTCCACATCCCGCTCCCTTTTAGGGTGGGATTTCCTAATGAGTTGTTCTTGGGGGGCAACGATCCCGAAACGAGGGCGGCAGTGGAGAAGGCAGTCTCTATAATTCCTGACCTCGGATGCGAAGTGCGAGAGGTGTCATTCGAAGGATATGAGACCGCCATGGATGCGAGCGCCCGCATTCTGCTGGCCGAAGCGGCGGCATATCACTCCGGCCGTATCCACAATCATCCGGACAAAATCGGAGCTGACGTGCTGGAGCGTTTGCGCCAAGGATTGGAAGTGACAGGGACAGAATACGCTTTAGCGCGGAAGATCCAGGTTCAGTGGCAGAGAAAGATGTCAAAGGTGTTTGAAAGCGTCGACCTCATGGTTCTCCCGGCGACCCCCCAGCCGGCGACGTCCATTGCCGAGAGCGAAGCAGTGCCCCTGGCAAGGGGCCGGCTCACCCGGTTCATGCGCCTGTTCAATCTTACCGGCATTCCCGCCCTGGTTCTCCCGTGCGGCTTTACCCGCTCGGGCCTTCCCATCGGACTGCAGATTGCCGGTCCGGCCTGGTCGGAGGCGAGGCTGCTTCAACTGGCCCATGCTTACCAGGAGGCCACCGATTGGCACCATCAACGGCCTCCGCTGTAA